Proteins encoded by one window of Bubalus kerabau isolate K-KA32 ecotype Philippines breed swamp buffalo chromosome 22, PCC_UOA_SB_1v2, whole genome shotgun sequence:
- the LOC129636618 gene encoding cytochrome P450 26C1, with amino-acid sequence MLPWGLSCLSALGAVGTALLGAGLLLSLAQHLWTLRWTLSRDRASALPLPKGSMGWPFFGETLHWLVQGSRFHSSRRERYGTVFKTHLLGRPVIRVSGAENVRTVLLGEHRLVRSQWPQSAHILLGSHTLLGAVGESHRQRRKILARAFSRAALERYVPRLQGALRREVRSWCAARGPVAVYEAAKALTFRMAARILLGLRLDEVQCSELARTFEQFVENLFSLPLDVPFSGLRKGIRARDQLHRHLEEAIAQKLLEDKAAVEPGDALDGIIHSTRELGHELSVQELKESAVELLFAAFSTTASASTSLVLLLLQHPAAIAKIQQELAAQGLGRACGCAPAASGGGAGLPPDCGCEPDLSLAALGHLRYVGCVVKEVLRLLPPVSGGYRTALRTFELDGYQIPKGWNVMYSIRDTHETAAVYRSPPEGFDPERFGTAGDDAPGAAGRFHYIPFGGGARSCLGQELAQTVLQLLAVELVRTARWELATPAFPAMQTVPIVHPVDGLRLFFHPLASPAAQDGQRL; translated from the exons ATGTTACCCTGGGGGCTGAGCTGCCTGTCCGCGCTGGGGGCGGTGGGTACCGCGCTCCTGGGCGCGGGCCTGCTACTCAGCCTGGCGCAGCACCTCTGGACCCTCCGCTGGACGCTGAGTCGGGACCGAGCCTCTGCCCTGCCTCTGCCCAAAGGCTCCATGGGCTGGCCCTTCTTCGGGGAAACGCTGCACTGGTTAGTTCAG GGCTCGCGCTTCCACAGCTCTCGCAGGGAGCGCTACGGGACGGTGTTCAAGACGCACCTGCTGGGCAGACCAGTGATCCGCGTGAGCGGCGCGGAGAACGTGCGCACAGTCCTGCTGGGTGAGCACCGCCTTGTGCGTAGCCAGTGGCCGCAGAGTGCGCACATCCTTCTGGGCTCGCACACTCTGCTCGGCGCCGTTGGAGAGTCGCACCGGCAGCGGCGGAAG ATCCTGGCTCGAGCGTTCAGCCGTGCGGCACTGGAGCGCTACGTGCCTCGCCTGCAGGGGGCGCTGCGGCGGGAGGTGCGCTCCTGGTGCGCGGCCCGCGGGCCGGTCGCTGTCTATGAGGCCGCTAAAGCGCTCACCTTCCGCATGGCCGCGCGCATCCTGCTGGGGCTACGGCTAGACGAGGTGCAGTGCTCTGAGCTGGCCCGGACCTTCGAGCAGTTCGTGGAGAACCTCTTCTCCCTGCCCCTCGATGTGCCTTTCAGCGGCCTGCGCAAG GGCATTCGGGCCCGGGACCAGCTGCATCGGCACCTGGAGGAGGCCATTGCACAGAAGCTTCTTGAAGACAAGGCTGCTGTGGAGCCAGGCGATGCCCTCGATGGGATCATCCACAGCACTAGGGAACTGGGCCATGAGCTCTCAGTGCAGGAGCTGAAG GAATCAGCTGTGGAGCTCCTCTTCGCCGCCTTCTCCACCACGGCCAGTGCCAGCACGTCCCTCGTCTTGCTACTCCTGCAGCACCCCGCAGCCATCGCCAAGATCCAGCAGGAGCTGGCGGCACAGGGGCTGGGGCGCGCGTGCGGCTGCGCGCCGGCGGCCTCGGGGGGCGGCGCTGGGCTCCCTCCAGACTGCGGTTGCGAGCCCGACCTCAGCCTGGCGGCGCTGGGCCACCTGCGCTACGTCGGCTGCGTGGTCAAGGAGGTGCTGCGCCTCCTGCCGCCGGTGTCCGGGGGCTATCGGACAGCCCTGCGCACCTTCGAGCTCGAC GGCTACCAGATCCCCAAGGGGTGGAACGTGATGTACAGCATCCGAGACACGCACGAGACGGCCGCAGTGTACCGCAGCCCGCCGGAGGGCTTCGACCCAGAGCGCTTCGGCACTGCGGGCGACGATGCACCGGGCGCTGCCGGCCGCTTTCATTATATCCCGTTCGGCGGCGGTGCGCGCAGCTGTCTTGGCCAGGAGCTGGCGCAGACCGTGCTCCAGCTGCTCGCGGTGGAGCTGGTGCGCACGGCGCGCTGGGAACTGGCCACGCCTGCCTTCCCCGCCATGCAGACCGTGCCCATCGTGCACCCGGTGGACGGGCTGCGGCTCTTTTTCCACCCTCTTGCGTCTCCGGCGGCGCAGGATGGGCAACGCCTCTGA
- the LOC129636619 gene encoding cytochrome P450 26A1 isoform X1 codes for MGLPALLASALCTFVLPLLLFLAAIKLWDLYCVSSRDRSCALPLPPGTMGFPFFGETLQMVLQRRKFLQMKRRKYGFIYKTHLFGRPTVRVMGADNVRRILLGEHRLVSVHWPASVRTILGSGCLSNLHDSSHKQRKKVIMQAFSREALQCYVPVIAEEVSNYLEQWLSCGERGLLVYPQVKRLMFRIAMRILLGCESRLASGGEDEQQLVEAFEEMTRNLFSLPIDVPFSGLYRGLKARDLIHARIEENIRAKIRRLPAAEAGGGCKDALQLLIEHSWERGERLDMQALKQSSTELLFGGHETTASAATSLITYLGLYPHVLQKVREELKNKGLLCKGNQDNKLDVEILEQLKYIGCVIKETLRLNPPVPGGFRVALKTFELNGYQIPKGWNVIYSICDTHDVADIFTNKEEFNPDRFLLPHPEDASRFSFIPFGGGLRSCVGKEFAKILLKIFTVELARHCDWQLLNGPPTMKTSPTVYPVDDLPARFTRFQGEI; via the exons ATGGGGCTCCCGGCACTGCTGGCCAGTGCGCTCTGCACCTTcgtgctgccgctgctgctctTCCTGGCTGCGATCAAGCTCTGGGACTTGTACTGCGTGAGCAGCCGGGACCGCAGCTGTGCCCTCCCTTTGCCTCCCGGAACGATGGGCTTCCCCTTCTTTGGggaaacactgcagatggtgctacAG CGAAGGAAGTTCCTGCAGATGAAGCGCAGGAAATACGGCTTCATCTACAAGACGCATCTGTTCGGGCGGCCCACGGTGCGGGTGATGGGAGCGGACAACGTGCGGCGCATTTTGCTCGGAGAGCACCGGCTGGTGTCGGTCCACTGGCCCGCGTCAGTGCGCACCATCCTGGGTTCTGGGTGCCTCTCTAACCTGCACGATTCCTCGCACAAGCAGCGCAagaag GTGATTATGCAGGCCTTCAGCCGCGAGGCGCTTCAGTGCTACGTGCCAGTGATCGCCGAAGAAGTGAGCAACTACTTGGAGCAATGGCTGAGCTGCGGCGAGCGCGGCCTCCTGGTCTACCCCCAGGTGAAGCGCCTTATGTTCCGCATTGCCATGCGCATCCTGCTGGGCTGCGAGTCCCGGCTGGCGAGCGGCGGGGAAGACGAGCAGCAGCTGGTAGAGGCCTTCGAGGAAATGACCCGCAATCTCTTCTCGTTGCCCATAGACGTGCCCTTCAGCGGACTGTACCGG GGCCTGAAGGCGCGCGACCTCATCCACGCGCGCATCGAGGAGAACATTCGCGCCAAGATCCGCAGGCTGCCGGCGGCGGAGGCGGGCGGGGGCTGCAAAGATGCCCTGCAGTTGTTGATCGAGCACTcttgggagagaggagagaggctggACATGCAG GCATTAAAGCAATCTTCAACAGAGCTTCTCTTTGGAGGGCATGAAACCACGGCCAGTGCAGCTACGTCTCTGATCACTTACTTGGGGCTCTACCCACATGTTCTCCAGAAAGTTCGAGAGGAGCTGAAGAATAAG GGTTTACTTTGCAAAGGCAATCAAGACAACAAGTTGGATGTGGAAATTTTGGAACAGCTTAAGTACATTGGGTGTGTTATTAAAGAGACCCTTCGACTGAACCCCCCAGTTCCAGGAGGGTTTCGGGTTGCCCTTAAGACTTTTGAATTAAAT GGATACCAGATTCCCAAAGGCTGGAATGTAATCTACAGTATCTGTGATACTCATGATGTTGCCGATATCTTCACCAACAAGGAGGAATTTAATCCTGACCGCTTTCTGCTGCCTCACCCAGAGGATGCATCCAGGTTCAGCTTCATTCCATTTGGAGGAGGCCTTAGGAGCTGTGTAGGCAAAGAGTTTGCAAAAATTCTTCTCAAAATATTTACAGTGGAGCTGGCCAGGCATTGTGACTGGCAGCTTCTAAATGGACCTCCTACAATGAAAACGAGCCCCACTGTGTATCCTGTGGACGATCTCCCGGCCAGGTTCACCCGTTTCCAGGGGGAAATCTGA
- the LOC129636619 gene encoding cytochrome P450 26A1 isoform X2, whose amino-acid sequence MGLPALLASALCTFVLPLLLFLAAIKLWDLYCVSSRDRSCALPLPPGTMGFPFFGETLQMVLQRRKFLQMKRRKYGFIYKTHLFGRPTVRVMGADNVRRILLGEHRLVSVHWPASVRTILGSGCLSNLHDSSHKQRKKVIMQAFSREALQCYVPVIAEEVSNYLEQWLSCGERGLLVYPQVKRLMFRIAMRILLGCESRLASGGEDEQQLVEAFEEMTRNLFSLPIDVPFSGLYRGLKARDLIHARIEENIRAKIRRLPAAEAGGGCKDALQLLIEHSWERGERLDMQALKQSSTELLFGGHETTASAATSLITYLGLYPHVLQKVREELKNKGYQIPKGWNVIYSICDTHDVADIFTNKEEFNPDRFLLPHPEDASRFSFIPFGGGLRSCVGKEFAKILLKIFTVELARHCDWQLLNGPPTMKTSPTVYPVDDLPARFTRFQGEI is encoded by the exons ATGGGGCTCCCGGCACTGCTGGCCAGTGCGCTCTGCACCTTcgtgctgccgctgctgctctTCCTGGCTGCGATCAAGCTCTGGGACTTGTACTGCGTGAGCAGCCGGGACCGCAGCTGTGCCCTCCCTTTGCCTCCCGGAACGATGGGCTTCCCCTTCTTTGGggaaacactgcagatggtgctacAG CGAAGGAAGTTCCTGCAGATGAAGCGCAGGAAATACGGCTTCATCTACAAGACGCATCTGTTCGGGCGGCCCACGGTGCGGGTGATGGGAGCGGACAACGTGCGGCGCATTTTGCTCGGAGAGCACCGGCTGGTGTCGGTCCACTGGCCCGCGTCAGTGCGCACCATCCTGGGTTCTGGGTGCCTCTCTAACCTGCACGATTCCTCGCACAAGCAGCGCAagaag GTGATTATGCAGGCCTTCAGCCGCGAGGCGCTTCAGTGCTACGTGCCAGTGATCGCCGAAGAAGTGAGCAACTACTTGGAGCAATGGCTGAGCTGCGGCGAGCGCGGCCTCCTGGTCTACCCCCAGGTGAAGCGCCTTATGTTCCGCATTGCCATGCGCATCCTGCTGGGCTGCGAGTCCCGGCTGGCGAGCGGCGGGGAAGACGAGCAGCAGCTGGTAGAGGCCTTCGAGGAAATGACCCGCAATCTCTTCTCGTTGCCCATAGACGTGCCCTTCAGCGGACTGTACCGG GGCCTGAAGGCGCGCGACCTCATCCACGCGCGCATCGAGGAGAACATTCGCGCCAAGATCCGCAGGCTGCCGGCGGCGGAGGCGGGCGGGGGCTGCAAAGATGCCCTGCAGTTGTTGATCGAGCACTcttgggagagaggagagaggctggACATGCAG GCATTAAAGCAATCTTCAACAGAGCTTCTCTTTGGAGGGCATGAAACCACGGCCAGTGCAGCTACGTCTCTGATCACTTACTTGGGGCTCTACCCACATGTTCTCCAGAAAGTTCGAGAGGAGCTGAAGAATAAG GGATACCAGATTCCCAAAGGCTGGAATGTAATCTACAGTATCTGTGATACTCATGATGTTGCCGATATCTTCACCAACAAGGAGGAATTTAATCCTGACCGCTTTCTGCTGCCTCACCCAGAGGATGCATCCAGGTTCAGCTTCATTCCATTTGGAGGAGGCCTTAGGAGCTGTGTAGGCAAAGAGTTTGCAAAAATTCTTCTCAAAATATTTACAGTGGAGCTGGCCAGGCATTGTGACTGGCAGCTTCTAAATGGACCTCCTACAATGAAAACGAGCCCCACTGTGTATCCTGTGGACGATCTCCCGGCCAGGTTCACCCGTTTCCAGGGGGAAATCTGA